The following are encoded together in the Chlorocebus sabaeus isolate Y175 chromosome 20, mChlSab1.0.hap1, whole genome shotgun sequence genome:
- the CD53 gene encoding leukocyte surface antigen CD53: MGMSSLKLLKYVLFFFNLLFWICGCCILGFGIYLLIHNNFGVLFHNLPSLTLGNVFVIVGSIIMVVAFLGCMGSIKENKCLLMSFFILLLIILLAEVTLAILLFVYEQKLNEYVAKGLTDSIHRYHSDNSTKAAWDSIQSFLRCCGINGTSDWTSGPPASCPSDPNVEGCYAKARLWFHSNFLYIGIITICVCVIEVLGMSFALTLNCQIDKTSQSIGL, from the exons ATGGGCATGAGTAGCTTGAAATTGCTGAAGTATGTCCTGTTTTTCTTCAACTTGCTCTTTTGG ATCTGCGGCTGCTGCATTTTGGGCTTTGGGATCTACCTGCTGATCCACAACAACTTCGGAGTGCTCTTCCATAACCTCCCCTCCCTCACGCTGGGCAATGTGTTTGTCATCGTGGGCTCCATTATCATGGTAGTTGCCTTCCTGGGCTGCATGGGCTCTATCAAGGAAAACAAGTGCCTGCTTATGTCG TTCTTCATCCTGCTGCTGATTATCCTCCTTGCCGAGGTGACCTTGGCCATCCTGCTCTTTGTGTATGAACAGAAG CTGAATGAGTATGTGGCTAAGGGTCTGACCGACAGCATCCACCGTTACCACTCAGACAACAGCACCAAGGCAGCGTGGGACTCCATCCAGTCATTT CTCCGGTGCTGTGGTATAAATGGCACGAGTGATTGGACCAGTGGCCCACCAGCATCTTGCCCCTCAGATCCAAATGTGGAG GGTTGCTATGCGAAAGCAAGACTGTGGTTTCATTCCAATTTCCTGTATATCGGAATCATCACcatctgtgtatgtgtgattGAG GTGTTGGGGATGTCCTTTGCACTGACCCTGAACTGCCAGATTGATAAAACCAGTCAGAGCATAGGGTTATGA